The stretch of DNA GGGCATCCACGTACTGAGGAGAGTCCCGCTCAGCTCGAAAGCTCCCACCACCCGTCCGGCTCCACCGGCGAGTCCACGTCCACCCGCTCGCCGGGCCGCGGCACCGCGACCCGCACGTCCTGCGCCTTGGCCTCCGCCAGCAGCCGCTCCACCGGCTCGGCCCACGGGTGCAGCCCCAGGTTGAACGTGCACCAGTGCACCGGCACCAGCAGCCCCGCCTTGAGGTCCAGGTGGGCCCGGACGGCGTCCTCCGGCGTCATGTGGATGTCGGACCAGGCCTGGTCGTACGCCCCGATCTGCACCAGCGCCGCGTCGAACGGCCCGTGCTGCGCGCCGATCGCCGAGTAGCCCTCGAAGTACCCCGAGTCGCCGGTGTAGTAGACCTTGCGGGTCGGCCCGGCGATCACCCAGGAGCCCCAGAGCGTGGTGTTGCGGGTGGTGGCCCGGCCGGAGAAGTGGTGCGCCGAGGTGAGGGTGACGGTCAGTTCGCCCAGGGTGCAGGTCTCGTCCCAGTCCAGCTCGATGATCCGGTGCTCGGGCACGCCCCAGCGCCGCAGGTGGCCGCCGATGCCCAGCGGCACCGCGAACGGCGCCGACTGGCTGTCGGTCAGCCGGCGGACGGTCTCCATGTCGAGGTGGTCGTAGTGGTCG from Kitasatospora sp. MMS16-BH015 encodes:
- a CDS encoding MBL fold metallo-hydrolase, with product MSEHRSGKRLTRLALAALAAGGAAWALRDVPAALGRRPDGRSARIRNSPQYRDGVFHNAPSELAGPAAAPPFDRETLRRLVNDRHLGRPAHPVPLIRPGHAGPAAEGVEVIWYGHASALVEIEGNRVLLDPVWSDRCSPSAHLGPKRLHPVPVELAQLPRVDVVLISHDHYDHLDMETVRRLTDSQSAPFAVPLGIGGHLRRWGVPEHRIIELDWDETCTLGELTVTLTSAHHFSGRATTRNTTLWGSWVIAGPTRKVYYTGDSGYFEGYSAIGAQHGPFDAALVQIGAYDQAWSDIHMTPEDAVRAHLDLKAGLLVPVHWCTFNLGLHPWAEPVERLLAEAKAQDVRVAVPRPGERVDVDSPVEPDGWWELSS